In one Brassica oleracea var. oleracea cultivar TO1000 chromosome C9, BOL, whole genome shotgun sequence genomic region, the following are encoded:
- the LOC106315616 gene encoding dof zinc finger protein DOF1.8 isoform X2 has product MDTAKWPQEFIVKPMNETCLKQPNPAAAPVEEKKARPEKYHALNCPRCNSLNTKFCYYNNYSLTQPRYFCKDCKRYWTQGGSLRNIPIGGVVRKNKRSSSSSSSNSNSSSSSKKTLSVNNKTPPPLQQLNLKTVENDHVAKACSHGFGNAHEAKDLNSAFSLGFEIGHHHHQSIPEFLQVVPSSMKNHTPVSTSSALELLGISNSSTTSSNSSPAFVTYPNVHDSSVYTAASPGFGMSYPQFQEFMRPPLGFSLDGGDSLHLEEGSSGTDNGRPLLPFESLKLHVSSSSTNSGGGGNGNDHKREKEEGEADNSVGFWNGMLSAGDSAASAGGPWQ; this is encoded by the exons ATGGATACAGCTAAATGGCCTCAG GAATTTATTGTGAAGCCAATGAACGAGACATGCTTGAAACAGCCGAATCCTGCTGCTGCTCCAGTGGAGGAGAAGAAGGCAAGACCGGAGAAATATCATGCTTTGAACTGTCCAAGATGCAACTCCCTTAACACCAAGTTCTGTTACTACAACAACTACAGCCTCACTCAGCCCAGGTACTTCTGTAAAGACTGCAAGAGATACTGGACCCAAGGTGGCTCTCTCAGGAACATCCCCATCGGCGGTGTTGTCCGGAAAAACAAGAGATCTTCCTCTTCCTCTTCTTCCAATTCCAATTCCTCTTCCTCTTCAAAGAAAACTCTTTCTGTCAACAACAAAACGCCACCACCACTTCAACAGCTAAACCTTAAGACTGTTGAGAATGACCACGTGGCTAAAGCGTGTTCTCATGGTTTTGGTAACGCCCACGAGGCCAAAGATCTCAACTCGGCGTTTTCTCTAGGGTTTGAGATTGGTCATCATCATCATCAAAGTATTCCTGAGTTTCTGCAAGTAGTGCCCAGCAGTATGAAGAACCACACACCTGTATCAACCTCGTCGGCTTTGGAGCTTTTAGGGATCTCCAATTCCTCAACCACCTCCTCTAACTCAAGCCCTGCTTTCGTGACCTATCCTAACGTTCATGATTCGTCCGTGTACACAGCAGCATCACCTGGGTTTGGTATGAGTTACCCACAGTTTCAAGAGTTCATGAGACCACCTTTGGGGTTCTCTCTTGATGGTGGGGATTCTCTACATCTAGAAGAGGGGTCCAGTGGCACTGACAATGGAAGGCCTTTGCTGCCTTTTGAGAGCCTGAAACTTCATGTTTCATCTTCAAGCACCAATAGTGGTGGTGGTGGCAATGGGAATGATCATAAGCGTGAGAAAGAAGAAGGAGAAGCTGACAACTCTGTTGGGTTTTGGAATGGCATGTTAAGTGCTGGTGACTCGGCTGCCTCTGCTGGTGGACCATGGCAATAA
- the LOC106315616 gene encoding dof zinc finger protein DOF1.8 isoform X1, translating into MDTAKWPQKEFIVKPMNETCLKQPNPAAAPVEEKKARPEKYHALNCPRCNSLNTKFCYYNNYSLTQPRYFCKDCKRYWTQGGSLRNIPIGGVVRKNKRSSSSSSSNSNSSSSSKKTLSVNNKTPPPLQQLNLKTVENDHVAKACSHGFGNAHEAKDLNSAFSLGFEIGHHHHQSIPEFLQVVPSSMKNHTPVSTSSALELLGISNSSTTSSNSSPAFVTYPNVHDSSVYTAASPGFGMSYPQFQEFMRPPLGFSLDGGDSLHLEEGSSGTDNGRPLLPFESLKLHVSSSSTNSGGGGNGNDHKREKEEGEADNSVGFWNGMLSAGDSAASAGGPWQ; encoded by the exons ATGGATACAGCTAAATGGCCTCAG AAGGAATTTATTGTGAAGCCAATGAACGAGACATGCTTGAAACAGCCGAATCCTGCTGCTGCTCCAGTGGAGGAGAAGAAGGCAAGACCGGAGAAATATCATGCTTTGAACTGTCCAAGATGCAACTCCCTTAACACCAAGTTCTGTTACTACAACAACTACAGCCTCACTCAGCCCAGGTACTTCTGTAAAGACTGCAAGAGATACTGGACCCAAGGTGGCTCTCTCAGGAACATCCCCATCGGCGGTGTTGTCCGGAAAAACAAGAGATCTTCCTCTTCCTCTTCTTCCAATTCCAATTCCTCTTCCTCTTCAAAGAAAACTCTTTCTGTCAACAACAAAACGCCACCACCACTTCAACAGCTAAACCTTAAGACTGTTGAGAATGACCACGTGGCTAAAGCGTGTTCTCATGGTTTTGGTAACGCCCACGAGGCCAAAGATCTCAACTCGGCGTTTTCTCTAGGGTTTGAGATTGGTCATCATCATCATCAAAGTATTCCTGAGTTTCTGCAAGTAGTGCCCAGCAGTATGAAGAACCACACACCTGTATCAACCTCGTCGGCTTTGGAGCTTTTAGGGATCTCCAATTCCTCAACCACCTCCTCTAACTCAAGCCCTGCTTTCGTGACCTATCCTAACGTTCATGATTCGTCCGTGTACACAGCAGCATCACCTGGGTTTGGTATGAGTTACCCACAGTTTCAAGAGTTCATGAGACCACCTTTGGGGTTCTCTCTTGATGGTGGGGATTCTCTACATCTAGAAGAGGGGTCCAGTGGCACTGACAATGGAAGGCCTTTGCTGCCTTTTGAGAGCCTGAAACTTCATGTTTCATCTTCAAGCACCAATAGTGGTGGTGGTGGCAATGGGAATGATCATAAGCGTGAGAAAGAAGAAGGAGAAGCTGACAACTCTGTTGGGTTTTGGAATGGCATGTTAAGTGCTGGTGACTCGGCTGCCTCTGCTGGTGGACCATGGCAATAA